A window of Pyrinomonadaceae bacterium genomic DNA:
TGACGGAGGTGCCTTTTAAAAATGTTCTGTCCCAAATGCGCAGCGCAAAATGTTGAAGGCGCGCATTTCTGCCGCGCATGCGGCGCGAATATCAGTCTGGTTCCGCAGGCGCTAACCGGACAGTTACCGGCGACGCCCGTTGAATACTCCGAGGGAAAAAAGAGTCGCAAGAACCAACCAACTCTTGATGGCGGCATCCGGGATGTATGTACCGGCTTTGGATTTCTGGCTGTAGCTGTGGCGCTGGCGATTTTTGGAAGACCAATCGGCGCGCAGGTTTGGTGGTTCTGGATGTTGTTGCCCGCGTTCGGGATGTTGGGTAACGGAATCTCGAAAATCGTGCGCGCAAACCAACTCAAGTCGTCGCAGTTTATTCCGCAACAGATTCAGTACGTGGCTCCTGAACGCATGGAGCCAGGCAGAACCAATGAACTTCGGCCGCCGGTCGCGAGCGTAACGGAAGGAACTACGCGTCACCTGGGAACCGAACCAGCGACTCGACATTTTGATCCGGTAAATCAGAAACCATCTTAGACGCGGGGCGTGAACAATTGAGGTCAGCCATTTCGAGGCGATGGGAATCGACAAAACCATCGCCTCTAAGTCTGTTGGATGGATAACGGCAAAGCAAAAATCTGTGTTCCTGTTTGCGTACGGCGCTTCGATCAGCTACCGCCTGCGATTGAACGAGCCGCTGAGGTTGCCGATCTAATTGAAGTGCGACTCGATTACCTTGCGGCTGACGAACTCCAGCAGCGGAAATGGGAGCTTCCAGAGTTGCTCAGGTCGCGAACCCGACCAGTGATTCTGACGCTTCGTCCAACCGAATACGGTGGCGCCAGGTCAATCCCTCTCCGCGACCGGGTGTTGTTCCGGCGTGATAGCCCGGACGGAAGTAAGTGGGACGGCTTCGAATTCTGGGATCTGGAGCACGATCTGGCTCAATTTCTAAGGCAGCGCGAGGACGAAGGCTGGGGTCAACTTCAACTTGGCAGTTGCGATTGGAAACGGGCGATCGTTTCGTACCATGACTTTGTAAGTGTTCCTGGGGACCTCGATGCGATATTCGAGTTATTGCTGTCAATGCCGGCCGCCGTTCTGAAGATCGCGGCGCAAGCTGAAGACGCGACTGATTGTATCCCGGTTTTCAATCTGCTCGATCGCGCGCAACGCGAAGGTCGTGAGTTGATTGCGATTGCAATGGGCCAGGCCGGCGTGATGACGCGCATTCTGGGACCTTCGCGCGGTTCATTTCTCACGTACGGATCACTCGATGAAGACAGCGCCAGCGCACCGGGACAAGTGACCGCTCGCGAGCTGCGCGAGGTTTATCGGATCGACAGCATCGATCGTGCGACCGAAATCATGGGCGTGATTGG
This region includes:
- a CDS encoding zinc ribbon domain-containing protein, which gives rise to MFCPKCAAQNVEGAHFCRACGANISLVPQALTGQLPATPVEYSEGKKSRKNQPTLDGGIRDVCTGFGFLAVAVALAIFGRPIGAQVWWFWMLLPAFGMLGNGISKIVRANQLKSSQFIPQQIQYVAPERMEPGRTNELRPPVASVTEGTTRHLGTEPATRHFDPVNQKPS